The Henckelia pumila isolate YLH828 chromosome 2, ASM3356847v2, whole genome shotgun sequence genome includes a window with the following:
- the LOC140885556 gene encoding probable receptor-like protein kinase At5g18500 codes for MVSDLNAGLSQNSGIFGLEVWQVIGIMVGLLIVVILLMLTFYLASRKKSTSSQEKTLPLSQIPTVSKEITEVRVERVSTNEFVPRDGILLTIHDKSSDKESDKVLVHLGMPKMRIVDSNSQSSSFNHLDKDHCGSKSVEGSSGTFSVHKPSSSHSIAAPSPLSGLPEYSHLGWGHWFTLRDLELATNRFSKENVIGEGGYGVVYRGQLINGTPVAIKKLLNNLGQAEKEFRAEVEAIGHVRHKNLVRLLGYCIEGTHRMLVYEYVNNANLEQWIHGAMRHHGYLTWEARMKVLLGTAKALSYLHEAIEPKVVHRDIKSSNILIDEDFNAKVSDFGLAKLLGSGKDHITTRVMGTFGYVAPEYANTGLLNEKSDVYSFGVLLLEAITGRDPVDYGCPAPEVNLVDWLKMMVGNRRSEEVIDPNLETRPSTRALKRALLTALRCVDPDSDKRPRMSRVVRMLESEEYPIPREDRRHRRTRASSTEMDTQQENYDTDKSDNQDQKR; via the exons ATGGTTTCCGATCTTAACGCTGGACTCTCTCAGAATTCTGGAATTTTCGGTCTCGAAGTATGGCAAGTAATTGGAATAATGGTTGGGTTGTTAATAGTGGTTATCCTTTTAATGTTGACATTTTATCTCGCTTCAAGAAAAAAATCAACAAGTTCCCAAGAAAAGACTCTTCCCCTCAGCCAAATACCTACTGTTTCAAAGGAAATAACGGAAGTGAGAGTCGAGCGGGTATCAACCAATGAATTTGTTCCACGTGATGGGATTCTTCTCACCATTCATGACAAATCAAGTGACAAAGAATCAGACAAGGTTTTAGTCCATCTAGGAATGCCGAAAATGAGAATTGTTGACAGCAACAGTCAATCAAGTTCGTTCAATCATCTTGATAAAGATCATTGTGGATCAAAATCTGTGGAAGGGAGTTCTGGAACCTTTTCTGTACATAAACCATCTTCATCACACTCGATAGCTGCTCCTTCGCCTTTAAGTGGTTTGCCTGAATATTCTCATTTGGGTTGGGGTCATTGGTTTACTTTAAGAGATCTTGAACTTGCAACAAACCGATTTTCTAAGGAGAATGTTATTGGAGAGGGTGGCTATGGAGTTGTTTATCGAGGACAGCTTATTAATGGCACTCCAGTTGCTATTAAAAAGCTCCTCAACAATCT AGGTCAAGCAGAAAAAGAATTTAGAGCAGAGGTTGAAGCTATTGGCCATGTGCGGCACAAAAATTTGGTTCGACTTCTGGGATACTGCATTGAAGGGACCCATAG GATGCTAGTTTACGAGTACGTCAACAATGCCAATTTAGAACAGTGGATTCATGGAGCTATGCGTCATCATGGATACCTTACTTGGGAGGCGAGAATGAAGGTGCTTCTTGGCACGGCTAAAGC TCTTTCCTACTTGCATGAAGCAATTGAACCAAAAGTGGTTCATCGGGACATAAAGTCGAGCAATATCTTGATTGATGAAGATTTCAATGCTAAGGTCTCAGATTTTGGTCTGGCAAAGCTGCTTGGATCTGGAAAGGATCATATCACAACTCGAGTCATGGGCACCTTTGG TTATGTGGCTCCGGAATATGCAAACACTGGGCTTTTAAATGAAAAGAGTGATGTTTATAGCTTTGGGGTGCTTCTATTAGAAGCAATTACTGGAAGGGATCCAGTAGACTATGGCTGTCCTGCTCCAGAG GTTAATCTGGTCGACTGGCTGAAAATGATGGTGGGTAATAGGCGATCGGAAGAAGTGATAGACCCAAACCTTGAAACAAGACCGTCAACTAGAGCCCTCAAGAGGGCTCTTTTGACTGCTTTGCGATGTGTCGATCCAGATTCCGATAAGAGACCTAGAATGAGCCGTGTTGTCCGAATGCTCGAATCAGAAGAATATCCTATACCAAGGGAG GATCGAAGGCATAGAAGAACCCGAGCAAGCAGCACTGAGATGGATACCCAGCAAGAGAACTACGACACTGATAAAAGCGATAATCAAGATCAAAAGCGATAA